Proteins from a single region of Neodiprion virginianus isolate iyNeoVirg1 chromosome 4, iyNeoVirg1.1, whole genome shotgun sequence:
- the LOC124302424 gene encoding histone H2A, whose amino-acid sequence MSGRGKGGKVKGKAKSRSSRAGLQFPVGRIHRLLRKGNYAERVGAGAPVYLAAVMEYLAAEVLELAGNAARDNKKTRIIPRHLQLAIRNDEELNKLLSGVTIAQGGVLPNIQAVLLPKKTEKKA is encoded by the coding sequence ATGTCCGGTCGTGGCAAAGGCGGCAAAGTCAAGGGAAAGGCAAAGTCCCGTTCCAGTCGTGCTGGACTCCAATTCCCCGTGGGACGTATCCATCGATTGCTTCGCAAGGGAAATTACGCTGAGCGCGTCGGCGCCGGGGCGCCTGTGTATTTGGCTGCGGTGATGGAGTATTTGGCCGCTGAAGTTCTTGAATTGGCTGGTAACGCTGCTCGTGATAACAAAAAGACTAGAATTATCCCGCGACATTTGCAACTGGCAATCCGCAATGACGAAGAGTTGAACAAGCTTCTTTCGGGAGTTACTATTGCTCAAGGTGGAGTTCTGCCGAACATTCAGGCTGTTCTTCTGCCAAAGAAGACCGAGAAAAAGGCGTAA